One Microbacterium sp. zg-B96 genomic region harbors:
- the raiA gene encoding ribosome-associated translation inhibitor RaiA, producing MDTSIVGVGVGITDRFRTVVEEKALRVEHLAPRAQRLDVKVTHRAYHNGRVEDETVELTLTGKGPLVRAEATDGDKFTALDLAVDKLAEQLRRAKEKRLDARNHPRGATFKKENGALEGIDVQPASLDVLEAVATGNIPVQTGTTEEPEYTPVVIRTKNFEAEWMTVEEAVDRMELVGHDFFLFIDARSDQPSVVYRRKGWDYGVISLAATAPPEAKLAS from the coding sequence ATGGATACCAGCATCGTCGGCGTGGGCGTGGGAATCACCGATCGATTCCGCACCGTTGTCGAAGAGAAGGCCCTCCGTGTAGAACACCTCGCTCCCCGAGCCCAGCGGCTCGATGTCAAGGTGACCCACCGGGCGTACCACAACGGTCGAGTCGAGGACGAGACCGTGGAATTGACGCTCACCGGTAAGGGTCCGCTCGTGCGGGCCGAGGCCACCGACGGTGACAAGTTCACCGCGTTGGATCTGGCGGTCGACAAGCTCGCTGAACAGTTGCGCCGGGCCAAGGAGAAGCGTCTGGACGCCCGCAACCACCCGCGGGGGGCGACGTTCAAGAAGGAGAACGGCGCACTCGAGGGAATCGACGTGCAGCCGGCGTCGCTGGACGTCCTGGAAGCCGTCGCGACCGGCAACATCCCCGTGCAGACGGGCACCACGGAGGAGCCGGAGTACACCCCGGTGGTCATCCGGACGAAGAACTTCGAAGCGGAGTGGATGACCGTCGAAGAGGCGGTCGACCGCATGGAGCTGGTCGGCCACGACTTCTTCCTCTTCATCGACGCCCGGTCCGACCAGCCCAGCGTCGTGTACCGGCGCAAGGGCTGGGACTACGGCGTAATCTCGCTCGCGGCCACGGCGCCGCCCGAGGCCAAGCTGGCGTCGTAG
- the secA gene encoding preprotein translocase subunit SecA produces the protein MANPLEKLLRAGEGRVLRRLQQVVKAVGALEEDYAQLTDEELRGETAELRARYEAGETLDHLMPEAFAAVREAAKRTLGQRPYDVQVMGGAALHLGNIAEMKTGEGKTLTAALPVYLNAIAGKGVHVITVNDYLASYQADLMGRVYRALGMTYGTIIAGQNPEVRRQQYNADITYGTNNEFGFDYLRDNMAWRKDDLVQRGHFYAIVDEVDSILIDEARTPLIISGPSSGEANRWFVEFAKIAKTLEPGVDYEVDEKKRTIGVLEPGIEKVEDYLGIDNLYESANTPLISFLNNSIKALALFKRDSDYVVMNDEVMIVDEHTGRILVGRRYNEGIHQAIEAKEGVPVKAENQTLATVTLQNYFRLYDKLAGMTGTAETEAAEFMSTYKLGVVPIPTNKPMIRKDQPDLVYKNEQAKFAQVVEDIAERHAAGQPVLVGTVSVEKSEYLSRLLAKKGVKHEVLNAKNHAREAEIVARAGRLGAVTVATNMAGRGTDIMLGGNAEFLAVQEMKAKGLDPVETPEEYESEWDAVYEAVRDTVAEEAVKVVEAGGLYVLGTERHESRRIDNQLRGRSGRQGDPGESRFYLSLTDDLMRLFQSGAAEAILARTNFPDDVAIESTMVSRAIKSAQTQVEARNAEIRKNVLKYDDVLNRQREAIYADRRHMLEGDDLSDRVAHFIEDAIGSVIDDHTSSGHTESWDFDALWTELKTLYPVGVTIDEVVSEAGNKGRITPEVLKREILSDAKIAYARREETLGSPAMRELERRVVLQVLDRRWREHLYEMDYLKDGIGLRAMAQRDPLIEYQREGYQMFQAMMGQIKEESVGFLYNLEVEVRRAEGQEAQVEAKGLVAPEQQGLEYSAPSDSGDVEVRNARGQVQQAATAKARQARTAPAPAATVTEEAPRGAFGQRTDSAAEAGPASAPQNRAQRRATGKKK, from the coding sequence GTGGCCAACCCTCTCGAGAAACTGCTCCGCGCCGGCGAGGGACGGGTGCTGCGGCGCCTGCAGCAGGTCGTCAAGGCAGTCGGCGCCCTCGAAGAGGACTACGCGCAGCTGACCGACGAGGAGCTGCGCGGCGAGACCGCGGAGCTGCGTGCCCGGTACGAAGCGGGCGAGACGCTGGACCACCTCATGCCCGAGGCGTTCGCCGCGGTGCGCGAGGCAGCCAAGCGCACCCTCGGCCAGCGCCCCTACGACGTGCAGGTGATGGGTGGGGCAGCGCTCCACCTCGGCAACATCGCCGAGATGAAGACCGGTGAGGGCAAGACCTTGACCGCCGCACTCCCGGTGTACCTCAACGCCATCGCAGGCAAGGGCGTGCACGTCATCACCGTCAACGACTACCTCGCCTCGTACCAGGCAGACCTGATGGGCCGCGTCTACCGCGCCCTCGGCATGACGTACGGCACGATCATCGCCGGGCAGAACCCCGAGGTGCGCCGCCAGCAGTACAACGCCGACATCACCTACGGCACCAACAACGAGTTCGGGTTCGACTACCTGCGCGACAACATGGCCTGGCGCAAGGACGACCTCGTCCAGCGGGGTCACTTCTACGCCATCGTCGACGAGGTGGACTCCATCCTCATCGACGAGGCGCGCACGCCGCTGATCATCTCCGGTCCGTCATCGGGCGAGGCCAACCGCTGGTTCGTCGAGTTCGCGAAGATCGCCAAGACCCTCGAGCCCGGCGTCGACTACGAAGTCGACGAGAAGAAGCGCACCATCGGCGTGCTCGAGCCCGGTATCGAAAAGGTCGAGGACTACCTCGGCATCGACAACCTGTACGAGTCGGCCAACACCCCGCTCATCTCGTTCCTCAACAACTCGATCAAGGCCCTCGCGCTGTTCAAGCGCGACTCCGACTACGTCGTGATGAACGACGAGGTCATGATCGTCGACGAGCACACCGGCCGCATCCTGGTCGGGCGGCGCTACAACGAAGGCATCCACCAGGCGATCGAGGCCAAGGAGGGCGTGCCGGTCAAGGCGGAGAACCAGACACTGGCCACCGTCACGCTGCAGAACTACTTCCGCCTGTACGACAAGCTCGCCGGCATGACCGGTACCGCCGAGACCGAGGCGGCGGAGTTCATGTCGACCTACAAGCTCGGTGTGGTCCCGATCCCCACCAACAAGCCGATGATCCGCAAGGACCAGCCGGATCTGGTCTACAAGAACGAGCAGGCCAAATTCGCCCAGGTCGTCGAGGACATCGCCGAGCGCCACGCCGCCGGGCAACCGGTGCTCGTGGGTACCGTCAGCGTCGAGAAGAGCGAGTACCTCTCGCGACTGCTGGCCAAGAAGGGTGTCAAGCACGAGGTCCTCAACGCCAAGAACCACGCACGTGAGGCCGAGATCGTCGCCCGCGCCGGGCGCCTGGGCGCCGTGACGGTGGCCACCAACATGGCCGGTCGCGGTACCGACATCATGCTCGGCGGCAACGCCGAGTTCCTCGCGGTGCAGGAGATGAAGGCCAAGGGCCTGGATCCCGTCGAGACCCCCGAAGAGTACGAGTCGGAGTGGGATGCCGTCTACGAGGCGGTGCGCGACACCGTCGCCGAAGAGGCCGTCAAGGTCGTCGAGGCCGGTGGCCTGTACGTGCTCGGCACCGAGCGGCACGAGTCCCGCCGCATCGACAACCAGCTGCGCGGCCGCTCCGGCCGTCAGGGCGACCCCGGTGAGAGCCGCTTCTACCTGTCGCTGACCGACGACCTGATGCGGCTGTTCCAGTCGGGCGCCGCCGAGGCGATCCTGGCGCGCACCAACTTCCCCGACGACGTCGCGATCGAATCGACCATGGTGTCCCGGGCCATCAAGAGCGCCCAGACCCAGGTCGAGGCGCGCAACGCCGAGATCCGCAAGAACGTCCTGAAGTACGACGACGTCCTCAACCGCCAGCGCGAGGCGATCTACGCCGACCGCCGGCACATGCTGGAGGGTGACGACCTCTCCGACCGGGTGGCGCACTTCATCGAAGACGCCATCGGGTCGGTCATCGACGACCACACCTCCTCGGGTCACACCGAGAGCTGGGACTTCGATGCGCTGTGGACCGAGCTCAAGACGCTCTACCCGGTGGGGGTGACCATCGACGAGGTCGTCTCCGAAGCGGGCAACAAGGGCCGCATCACCCCGGAGGTGCTCAAGCGCGAGATCCTCTCCGACGCGAAGATCGCCTACGCCCGCCGTGAGGAGACCCTCGGCTCTCCCGCCATGCGTGAGCTGGAACGGCGCGTCGTGCTGCAGGTGCTGGACCGCCGCTGGCGCGAACACCTCTACGAGATGGACTACCTCAAGGACGGCATCGGCCTGCGCGCCATGGCCCAGCGCGACCCGCTCATCGAGTACCAGCGCGAGGGGTACCAGATGTTCCAGGCGATGATGGGGCAGATCAAGGAGGAGTCGGTCGGATTCCTCTACAACCTCGAGGTCGAGGTGCGCCGCGCCGAGGGTCAGGAGGCGCAGGTCGAGGCGAAGGGGCTCGTCGCCCCCGAGCAGCAGGGCCTGGAGTACTCCGCCCCCAGCGACTCCGGCGACGTGGAGGTGCGCAACGCCCGCGGCCAGGTGCAGCAGGCGGCCACCGCCAAGGCACGGCAGGCCCGCACGGCTCCCGCCCCGGCGGCCACCGTGACCGAAGAGGCGCCCCGCGGCGCCTTCGGCCAGCGCACCGACTCCGCAGCCGAGGCCGGCCCGGCATCCGCTCCACAGAACCGCGCACAGCGCCGCGCCACCGGCAAGAAGAAGTAG
- a CDS encoding pyridoxal phosphate-dependent aminotransferase, translating to MSPLRNLDQSSKLKNVLYEIRGQALAEADRLEDDGHTILKLNTGNPAIFGFEAPFQIVRDMIEAVPHAHGYSDSRGIMSARRAVVSRYEETPGFPSFDPDDVYLGNGVSELITMTMQALLDEGDEVLIPAPDYPLWTAMTSLADGTPVHYRCDNANGWQPDLEDIRAKVTPRTKAIVVINPNNPTGAVYTREVLQGIVEIARENSLLLLSDEIYDRILFDDALHIPLATLAPDLLCLTFNGLSKTYRVAGFRSGWMVITGPKKHAAGFLEGIQLLASTRLCPNVPAQYAVQAALSGVQSIEALIAPTGRLHEQRDAAWEGLEAIPGVSCLKPQGALYAFPRLDPEVHDIRDDGKLVYDFLVAEHVLLVPGTGFNWPTPDHLRIVTLPEARVLSEAIERLGNFLASYKQ from the coding sequence ATGAGTCCGCTGCGCAATCTCGACCAGTCGAGCAAGCTGAAGAACGTCCTCTACGAGATCCGTGGCCAGGCGCTGGCCGAGGCCGACCGTCTCGAGGACGACGGACACACGATCCTCAAGCTCAACACCGGCAACCCGGCCATCTTCGGCTTCGAGGCGCCGTTCCAGATCGTGCGCGACATGATCGAGGCGGTCCCGCACGCCCACGGCTACAGCGACAGCCGCGGCATCATGTCGGCGCGCCGCGCCGTGGTGTCCCGGTACGAGGAGACGCCCGGGTTCCCGTCATTCGACCCCGACGACGTCTATCTCGGCAACGGCGTGTCCGAGCTGATCACGATGACGATGCAGGCGCTGCTGGACGAGGGCGACGAAGTGCTCATCCCGGCGCCGGACTATCCGCTGTGGACGGCGATGACGAGCCTGGCCGACGGCACGCCGGTGCACTACCGCTGCGACAACGCCAACGGCTGGCAGCCCGATCTCGAGGACATCCGCGCGAAGGTCACGCCCCGCACCAAGGCGATCGTCGTGATCAACCCCAACAACCCCACCGGCGCGGTCTACACCCGCGAGGTGCTGCAGGGGATCGTCGAGATCGCCCGCGAGAACTCGCTGCTGCTGCTGTCGGATGAGATCTACGACCGCATCCTCTTCGACGACGCGCTGCACATCCCGCTGGCGACCCTCGCCCCGGACCTGCTGTGCCTCACCTTCAACGGCCTGTCCAAGACGTACCGCGTCGCCGGATTCCGCTCCGGGTGGATGGTCATCACCGGTCCCAAGAAGCACGCCGCCGGCTTCCTGGAGGGTATTCAGCTGCTGGCATCCACACGCCTGTGCCCCAACGTGCCGGCCCAGTACGCCGTGCAGGCGGCGCTGTCCGGCGTGCAGTCGATCGAGGCGCTCATCGCCCCGACCGGGCGGCTGCACGAGCAGCGGGATGCCGCGTGGGAGGGCCTGGAGGCCATTCCCGGTGTCTCGTGCTTGAAGCCGCAGGGGGCGCTGTACGCATTCCCGCGGCTGGATCCCGAGGTGCACGACATCCGCGACGACGGCAAGCTCGTGTACGACTTCCTGGTCGCCGAGCACGTGCTGCTCGTGCCGGGGACGGGGTTCAACTGGCCCACTCCCGATCACCTGCGCATCGTGACGCTGCCCGAGGCCCGGGTGCTCAGCGAGGCGATCGAGCGCCTGGGCAACTTCCTGGCGTCGTACAAGCAGTAG